In Equus quagga isolate Etosha38 unplaced genomic scaffold, UCLA_HA_Equagga_1.0 73442_RagTag, whole genome shotgun sequence, the following proteins share a genomic window:
- the LOC124234354 gene encoding T-complex protein 1 subunit theta → MALHVPKAPGFAQMLKEGAKHFSGLEEAVYRNIQACKELAQTTRTAYGPNGMNKMVINHLEKLFVTNDAATILRELEVQHPAAKMIVMASHMQEQEVGDGTNFVLVFAGALLELAEELLRIGLSVSEVIEGYEIACRKAHEILPDLVCCSAKNLRDIDEVSSLLHTSVMSKQYGNEAFLAKLIAQACVSIFPDSGHFNVDNIRVCKILGSGIHSSSVLHGMVFKKETEGDVTSVKDAKIAVYSCPFDGMITETKGTVLIKTAEELMNFSKGEENLMDAQVKAIADSGANVIVTGGKVADMALHYANKYNIMLVRLNSKWDLRRLCKTVGATALPRLTTPVLKEMGHCDSVYLSEVGDTQVVVFKHEKEDGAISTIVLRGSTDNLMDDIERAVDDGVNTFKVLTRDKRLVPGGGATEIELAKQITSYGETCPGLEQYAIKKFAEAFEAIPRALAENSGVKANEVISKLYAVHQEGNKNVGFDIEAEVPAVKDMLEAGILDTYLGKYWAIKLATNAAITVLRVDQIIMAKPAGGPKPPSGKKDWDDDQND, encoded by the exons ATGGCGCTTCACGTCCCCAAGGCCCCGGGCTTTGCCCAGATGCTCAAGGAAGGAGCGAAG CATTTTTCAGGATTAGAAGAGGCTGTGTACAGGAATATACAGGCTTGCAAGGAGCTTGCCCAGACAACTCGTACGGCATATGGACCAAACG GAATGAACAAAATGGTTATCAACCACCTGGAGAAGCTGTTTGTGACAAATGATGCAGCGACTATTTTAAGAGAGCTAGAA GTACAGCATCCTGCGGCAAAAATGATTGTAATGGCCTCTCACATGCAAGAGCAAGAGGTGGGAGATGGCACAAACTTTGTTCTGGTATTTGCTGGAGCTCTTCTGGAATTAGCTGAAGAGCTTCTGAGAATTGGCCTGTCAGTTTCAGAG GTCATAGAAGGTTATGAAATTGCCTGCAGAAAAGCCCATGAGATTCTTCCTGATTTGGTATGTTGTTCTGCAAAAAATCTTCGAGATATTGATGAAGTATCATCTCTACTTCATACCTCTGTAATGAGTAAACAATATGGTAACGAAGCGTTTCTGGCCAAGCTTATTGCTCAGGCATGTG tatctATTTTTCCTGATTCCGGCCATTTCAATGTTGATAACATCAGAGTTTGTAAGATTCTG GGCTCTGGTATCCATTCCTCTTCAGTATTGCATGGCATGGTTTTTAAGAAGGAAACTGAAGGTGATGTAACATCTGTCAAAGATGCAAAAATAGCGGTGTACTCTTGTCCTTTTGATGGCATGATAACAGAAACTAAG GGAACAGTATTGATAAAGACTGCTGAAGAATTAATGAATTTTAGTAAGGGAGAAGAAAACCTCATGGATGCACAAGTCAAAGCTATTGCTGACAGCGGTGCAAATGTCATAGTGACAGGTGGCAAAGTGGCGGACATGGCTCTTCATTATGCAAACAAATACAATATCATGTTGGTGAG gctgaactCAAAATGGGATCTCAGAAGGCTATGTAAAACAGTTGGTGCTACAGCTCTTCCTAGATTG ACAACTCCTGTCCTTAAAGAAATGGGACACTGTGACAGTGTTTACCTCTCAGAAGTTGGAGACACACAGGTGGTGGTTTTTAAGCATG aaaaggaagatGGTGCCATTTCTACCATAGTGCTTCGAGGCTCTACAGACAATCTGATGGATGATATAGAAAGGGCAGTAGACGACGGTGTTAATACTTTCAAAGTTCTCACAAGG GATAAACGTCTCGTACCTGGAGGTGGAGCAACAGAAATTGAGTTAGCCAAACAGATCACTTCATATGGAGAG ACATGTCCTGGACTTGAACAGTATGCCATTAAGAAGTTTGCTGAAGCATTTGAAGCTATTCCCCGGGCATTGGCAGAAAATTCTGGAGTTAAAGCGAATGAAGTAATCTCTAAACTTTACGCCGTAcatcaagaaggaaataaaaatgttggaTTTGATATTgag GCTGAAGTTCCTGCTGTAAAGGACATGTTGGAAGCTGGTATTCTAGACACTTACCTGGGAAAATATTGGGCTATCAAACTGGCTACTAATGCTGCCATCACTGTACTTAGAGTGGATCAG